A genomic segment from Bosea sp. OAE506 encodes:
- the cueR gene encoding Cu(I)-responsive transcriptional regulator, which translates to MNIGEAARQSGVSAKMIRYYESIGLIAAPQRTQAQYRVYEAEDVHTLRFIRRARHLGFSLEESRALLALWRDKSRASSDVKRLAMSHVRDLEAKAAELQAMADTLRHLAETCQGDGRPDCPILSDLAAPPTAACC; encoded by the coding sequence ATGAACATCGGCGAAGCGGCACGGCAGTCGGGCGTCAGCGCCAAGATGATCCGCTACTACGAGAGCATCGGCCTGATCGCGGCCCCGCAGCGGACGCAGGCGCAATACCGCGTCTACGAGGCCGAGGACGTCCACACGCTGCGCTTCATCCGGCGCGCCCGCCATCTCGGCTTCTCGCTGGAGGAAAGCCGCGCGCTATTGGCACTCTGGCGCGACAAGAGCCGCGCCAGTTCCGATGTGAAGCGCCTCGCGATGAGCCATGTCCGCGATCTCGAAGCCAAGGCAGCCGAACTCCAGGCCATGGCCGACACGCTGCGCCATCTCGCCGAGACCTGCCAGGGCGACGGCCGGCCCGACTGCCCGATCCTCAGCGATCTCGCTGCGCCGCCCACCGCCGCCTGCTGCTGA
- a CDS encoding amidohydrolase family protein, with product MAHDVAAGPAQGKLVVRNIGLLLSGDLNKPILDADTIVVVDGRIAAIGKAADLDLSGADTVIDAKGSGLSPGLIDSHCHPVFGDWTPRQNQLGWIIEMGVNGGVTTLVSAGEVHLPGRPKDAIGVKALAVTAQRCFQNFRPAGAKVIAGAPVAELDFGREVFEELKALGIRHIGEIGLGTVAKGPDAKRVADWCREIGLESIMHTGGPSIAGSHFVNKDDVLEAQPDVVSHINGGPTSIAHADIRILCERAKGALEVVHNGNEKSALVALEAAREAGRLADVLIGTDAPAGSGVQPNGVLRMITLLSSLGGLPAEQAFCLATGNVARRRSLDAGLIALGYPADFVFLDKPQHSSGKGLLEAVALGDIPGIGMVVIDGLVRTGRSRSTPPSHSAPAVV from the coding sequence ATGGCTCACGACGTCGCGGCGGGACCCGCCCAGGGCAAGCTGGTGGTCCGCAACATTGGCCTGCTGCTCTCGGGCGATTTGAACAAGCCGATCCTTGATGCCGACACAATTGTCGTCGTCGACGGGCGCATCGCGGCGATCGGCAAGGCGGCCGATCTGGATCTCTCCGGCGCGGACACCGTGATCGACGCGAAGGGCTCGGGCCTGTCGCCGGGGCTGATCGATTCCCATTGCCACCCCGTTTTCGGCGACTGGACGCCGCGCCAGAACCAGCTCGGCTGGATAATCGAGATGGGGGTGAATGGCGGTGTCACTACGCTGGTCTCGGCCGGCGAGGTGCATCTGCCGGGCCGGCCGAAGGATGCCATCGGCGTCAAGGCGCTGGCCGTCACGGCGCAGCGCTGCTTCCAGAATTTCCGGCCCGCCGGCGCCAAGGTGATCGCAGGTGCGCCGGTGGCCGAGCTCGACTTCGGCCGCGAGGTCTTCGAGGAGCTAAAGGCGCTCGGCATCCGCCATATCGGCGAGATCGGGCTCGGCACCGTCGCCAAGGGGCCCGACGCCAAGCGGGTCGCCGACTGGTGCCGCGAGATCGGGCTCGAATCCATCATGCACACCGGCGGTCCGTCGATTGCCGGCTCGCATTTCGTCAACAAGGACGATGTGCTGGAGGCCCAGCCCGACGTCGTCAGCCATATCAATGGCGGGCCGACCTCGATCGCCCACGCCGACATCCGCATTCTCTGCGAGCGGGCGAAGGGCGCGCTCGAGGTCGTCCATAACGGCAACGAGAAATCGGCGCTGGTGGCGCTGGAGGCCGCACGCGAGGCCGGGCGGCTGGCAGATGTGCTGATTGGAACCGATGCGCCCGCGGGCTCGGGCGTCCAGCCCAATGGCGTGCTGCGGATGATCACGCTGTTGTCGAGCCTGGGCGGGCTGCCGGCCGAGCAGGCGTTCTGTCTCGCCACCGGCAATGTCGCGCGCCGGCGCTCGCTCGATGCCGGGCTGATCGCGCTGGGCTATCCCGCCGATTTTGTTTTCCTCGACAAGCCGCAGCATTCCTCGGGCAAGGGCCTGCTGGAGGCGGTCGCGCTCGGCGATATTCCCGGCATCGGCATGGTGGTGATCGACGGGCTGGTGCGGACCGGGCGCTCGCGCTCGACGCCGCCCTCGCACAGCGCCCCGGCCGTGGTCTGA
- a CDS encoding amino acid synthesis family protein gives MPATIRKILTQVDETLIEGGRSVSPPTRRAVSIAVIANPFAGGYRDDLGELTEIGVELGDLLTKRCLAALGIEPGQAESFGKAAIVGEGGELEHAAAILHPKMGTPVRAALGKGPALIPSAKKRGGLGTPIDVPLGHKDAAYVRSHFDAVEVRVTDAPRSGEILVAIAVTDSGRPLPRIGGLTKDQIKGEDGLR, from the coding sequence ATGCCCGCGACCATCCGCAAGATCCTCACCCAGGTCGACGAAACCCTGATCGAAGGGGGCCGATCCGTCTCGCCGCCGACGCGGCGCGCCGTCTCGATCGCCGTAATCGCCAACCCGTTTGCCGGAGGCTACCGCGACGATCTCGGGGAGCTGACCGAGATCGGCGTCGAACTCGGCGATCTCCTGACCAAGCGCTGCCTCGCGGCGCTCGGCATCGAGCCCGGCCAGGCCGAGAGCTTCGGCAAGGCGGCGATCGTCGGCGAGGGCGGCGAGCTGGAGCATGCGGCGGCGATCCTGCATCCGAAGATGGGCACGCCGGTGCGCGCCGCGCTCGGCAAGGGCCCGGCGCTGATCCCCTCCGCCAAGAAGCGCGGCGGGCTCGGCACGCCGATCGACGTGCCGCTCGGCCATAAGGACGCGGCCTATGTCCGCTCTCATTTCGACGCGGTCGAGGTGCGGGTCACGGATGCCCCGCGCTCAGGCGAAATCCTGGTCGCGATCGCGGTGACCGATTCCGGCCGCCCGCTGCCGCGCATCGGCGGGCTGACCAAGGACCAGATCAAGGGCGAGGACGGGCTGCGCTGA
- a CDS encoding M20 family metallopeptidase has translation MDNRNDLWRHVDANKERLIALSERVWGMPEVCYTETRSSAEHEAELVHQGFRVTKGIADIPTSVIGEAGEGGPVIAFMGEYDALPGLSQEAGVASHSPVETGGHGHGCGHNLLGSAALLAAVAMKNWLAENKLPGRVRYYGCPAEEGGAAKAFMVRAGAFDDADVAISWHPSSWWEVAPPLALANTRADFTFTGRTAHAAAAPHLGRSALDAVELMNVGVNYMREHMPSDARVHYAVLDTGGIAPNVVQAHARVRYSIRARDLRGMLELVQRVKKIAEGAALMTETKMEMRIVSAVSDLLGNTPLEQAMHGVMEELGPPHFDDADRAFAQEIRKTLQAQEIASIWRTIGMDDTGAPLADFLVPMDAKRNPAIGSTDIGDVSWAVPTVQAHAPTVAIGTPFHTWQVVAQGKSPAAHKAMVHVAKAMAATGAAVLLDPALMAAAKADHKKRLGAEGYTSPLPPEVKPPLTMSLGG, from the coding sequence ATGGACAACCGAAACGATCTCTGGCGCCACGTCGATGCCAACAAGGAGCGCCTGATCGCGCTGAGCGAGCGGGTCTGGGGCATGCCCGAGGTCTGCTACACTGAGACGCGGTCCAGCGCCGAGCATGAAGCCGAGCTAGTGCATCAGGGCTTCCGCGTCACCAAGGGCATCGCCGACATCCCGACCTCCGTCATCGGCGAGGCCGGCGAAGGCGGACCCGTCATCGCCTTCATGGGCGAATATGACGCCCTGCCAGGCCTGTCGCAGGAGGCCGGCGTCGCCAGCCACTCTCCGGTCGAGACTGGCGGCCACGGCCATGGCTGCGGGCACAACCTTCTGGGCTCAGCAGCGCTTCTCGCCGCCGTGGCGATGAAGAACTGGCTCGCCGAGAACAAGCTGCCCGGCCGCGTGCGCTATTACGGCTGCCCGGCGGAAGAAGGCGGCGCCGCCAAGGCCTTCATGGTCCGCGCCGGCGCCTTCGACGATGCCGACGTCGCGATCTCCTGGCACCCGTCGAGCTGGTGGGAGGTGGCGCCGCCGCTCGCGCTCGCCAACACCCGCGCCGACTTCACCTTCACCGGCCGCACCGCGCATGCCGCCGCCGCGCCTCATCTCGGCCGCAGCGCGCTCGACGCCGTCGAGCTGATGAATGTCGGCGTCAATTACATGCGCGAGCACATGCCAAGCGACGCCCGCGTGCATTACGCCGTGCTCGACACCGGCGGCATCGCCCCCAACGTCGTCCAGGCCCATGCCCGCGTACGCTATTCGATCCGCGCGCGGGATCTCCGCGGCATGCTCGAACTCGTCCAGCGCGTGAAGAAGATCGCCGAAGGCGCCGCGCTGATGACGGAAACCAAGATGGAGATGCGCATTGTCAGCGCCGTCTCCGACCTCCTCGGCAACACCCCGCTGGAGCAGGCAATGCATGGCGTGATGGAGGAGCTCGGCCCGCCGCATTTCGACGACGCCGACCGCGCCTTCGCCCAGGAGATCCGCAAGACCCTGCAGGCGCAGGAGATCGCCTCGATCTGGCGCACCATCGGCATGGATGACACCGGCGCGCCGCTGGCTGATTTCCTCGTGCCGATGGACGCCAAGCGCAACCCGGCGATCGGCTCGACCGATATCGGCGACGTGAGCTGGGCCGTGCCGACGGTCCAGGCCCATGCGCCGACGGTGGCGATCGGCACGCCCTTCCACACTTGGCAGGTCGTCGCCCAGGGCAAGAGCCCGGCTGCCCACAAGGCGATGGTCCATGTCGCCAAGGCGATGGCCGCGACAGGCGCTGCGGTCCTGCTCGATCCCGCCCTGATGGCTGCCGCCAAGGCCGATCACAAGAAGCGCCTGGGCGCGGAAGGCTACACCTCGCCCCTGCCGCCCGAGGTCAAGCCGCCGCTGACGATGTCGCTGGGAGGCTGA
- a CDS encoding cupin domain-containing protein, protein MSDHDHDHPHDHPHDHEHGDEPRWKHDGVRVITGDKLDPNTAQTPGMFRQAAINHARVGAQKIWAGTVSIQPNAKTGVHHHGELESVIYVVRGKARMRWGERLEFVAEAGPGDFIYVPPFVPHQEINADPDNPLECVLVRSDNEAVVVNITDVDPVEAPESVYWVDPIHKHPPG, encoded by the coding sequence ATGAGCGATCACGACCACGACCATCCGCACGATCACCCGCACGACCATGAGCATGGCGACGAGCCGCGCTGGAAGCATGATGGCGTGCGCGTCATCACCGGCGACAAGCTCGATCCCAACACCGCCCAGACGCCGGGCATGTTCCGGCAGGCGGCGATCAACCATGCCCGTGTCGGCGCGCAGAAAATCTGGGCGGGCACGGTCTCGATCCAGCCCAATGCCAAGACCGGCGTGCACCATCATGGCGAGCTAGAAAGCGTGATCTACGTGGTCCGCGGCAAGGCGCGGATGCGCTGGGGCGAGCGGCTCGAATTCGTCGCCGAGGCCGGTCCGGGCGATTTCATCTATGTGCCGCCCTTCGTGCCGCATCAGGAGATCAACGCCGACCCCGACAACCCGCTCGAATGCGTCCTGGTCCGCTCGGACAACGAGGCGGTCGTGGTGAACATCACCGATGTCGACCCGGTCGAGGCGCCAGAATCGGTCTACTGGGTCGACCCGATCCACAAGCACCCGCCGGGCTGA
- a CDS encoding MarR family transcriptional regulator: MTRIESPVAEAEGEPPADAARRARKPAEAYVLEEQVGFLMRRAQQRHIAIFQRIMGDDGPTPTQFAAMAKLGAGEEISQNQLGRMTAMDPATIKGVIARLAERGLVERRPDPDDQRRVRVRLTPAGLDAMPGLTEKARAITAATLSPLSREEAERLLALLARLD; encoded by the coding sequence ATGACGCGCATCGAGTCCCCCGTCGCCGAAGCGGAAGGCGAGCCGCCGGCAGACGCCGCCAGGCGGGCTCGAAAGCCGGCCGAAGCCTATGTGCTCGAGGAGCAGGTCGGCTTCCTGATGCGGCGCGCGCAGCAGCGCCACATCGCGATCTTCCAGCGGATCATGGGCGATGACGGCCCGACGCCGACCCAGTTCGCCGCCATGGCCAAGCTCGGCGCGGGTGAGGAAATCTCCCAGAATCAGCTCGGACGCATGACCGCCATGGACCCCGCGACGATCAAGGGTGTCATCGCGCGGCTGGCCGAGCGGGGGCTGGTCGAGCGCCGGCCGGACCCGGATGACCAGCGGCGCGTCCGCGTCCGCCTGACCCCGGCCGGGCTGGACGCGATGCCCGGCCTCACCGAGAAGGCGCGCGCCATCACGGCCGCGACGCTCTCGCCGCTTTCCCGGGAGGAGGCGGAGCGTCTGCTCGCTCTTCTCGCGCGTCTGGATTGA
- a CDS encoding MFS transporter — translation MKPAPDMTATAPKATRRDWLGLAVIALPCLLYSMDLTVLNLAIPQLSVDLKPSAAQLLWIVDIYGFMVAGSLITMGTLGDKIGRRKLLLIGAAAFGLASILAAFSTSAEMLIATRALLGIAGATLAPSTLSLIRNMFLDSKERSFAIGIWIASFSAGGAIGPLVGGLLLEHYWWGSVFLVGVPVMILLLALGPILLPEFKDPEAGRVDLASAVLSLVAVLAVIYGIKHLAEHGGGWEAAVAILAGLTVGGVFLRRQRRLADPFLDLRLFRNPVISAALAINVLGFLFLFGSFLFIGQYLQLVKDFSPLEAGLWSLPSALAFILGTPIAPVLAHRFRPAPIMAVGLTLAALGFALLSRVTVDSPIAIVVVAGVIFSLGFTPVVALTTELVVGSAPPERAGSAAAISETSLEFGGAVGIAVLGSIVTAVYRGQMALTQPAGLPPDTARNAAATLGGAVAEAARLPADLAASLLAAARAAFVAGMQLSALVATVGLFVTALTALVLLRKATATAHPA, via the coding sequence ATGAAGCCCGCCCCCGACATGACGGCAACCGCGCCTAAGGCGACGCGCCGTGACTGGCTGGGGCTGGCGGTGATCGCCCTGCCCTGCCTGCTCTATTCGATGGACCTCACAGTCCTGAACCTCGCGATCCCGCAGCTCAGCGTCGATCTTAAGCCGAGCGCGGCGCAACTGCTCTGGATCGTCGACATCTACGGCTTCATGGTCGCGGGCTCCCTGATCACCATGGGCACGCTCGGCGACAAGATCGGGCGGCGCAAGCTCCTGCTGATCGGCGCTGCAGCCTTCGGTCTAGCCTCGATTCTCGCCGCCTTCTCGACCAGCGCCGAGATGCTGATCGCGACCCGGGCCCTGCTCGGCATCGCCGGCGCGACGCTGGCGCCCTCGACGCTTTCGCTGATCCGCAACATGTTCCTCGATTCCAAGGAGCGCAGCTTCGCCATCGGCATCTGGATCGCCAGCTTCTCGGCCGGCGGCGCGATCGGCCCGCTCGTCGGCGGGCTCCTGCTAGAGCATTACTGGTGGGGCTCGGTCTTCCTCGTCGGCGTGCCGGTGATGATCCTGCTGCTCGCGCTCGGCCCCATTCTGCTGCCGGAGTTCAAGGACCCGGAGGCCGGCCGGGTCGATCTCGCCAGTGCGGTGCTCTCGCTCGTGGCGGTCCTGGCGGTGATCTACGGCATCAAGCATCTGGCCGAGCATGGGGGCGGCTGGGAGGCCGCCGTTGCTATCCTCGCGGGTCTCACCGTCGGCGGCGTCTTCCTGCGCCGGCAGCGCCGGCTCGCCGATCCCTTCCTCGACCTTCGCCTGTTCCGCAATCCGGTCATCAGCGCCGCGCTGGCGATCAACGTGCTCGGCTTCCTCTTCCTGTTCGGCAGCTTCCTCTTCATCGGCCAGTATCTGCAGCTGGTGAAAGACTTCTCGCCGCTCGAGGCCGGGCTCTGGAGCCTGCCTTCGGCGCTGGCTTTCATCCTGGGCACCCCGATCGCGCCGGTCCTGGCGCATCGCTTCCGCCCGGCACCGATCATGGCTGTGGGGCTGACCCTCGCGGCGCTGGGCTTCGCCCTGCTCTCGCGCGTTACGGTGGACAGCCCCATCGCGATCGTTGTGGTCGCCGGAGTGATCTTCTCGCTCGGCTTCACCCCGGTCGTTGCGCTGACGACGGAGCTCGTCGTCGGCAGCGCCCCACCGGAGCGCGCCGGCTCGGCGGCGGCGATCTCCGAGACCAGCCTCGAGTTCGGCGGCGCGGTCGGTATCGCTGTGCTCGGCAGCATCGTCACGGCCGTCTATCGCGGCCAGATGGCACTGACCCAGCCCGCCGGTCTGCCGCCCGACACCGCCCGCAATGCCGCGGCCACGCTCGGCGGCGCCGTCGCGGAGGCGGCGCGGCTGCCGGCCGATCTCGCCGCGAGCCTGCTGGCGGCCGCGCGGGCCGCCTTTGTCGCGGGCATGCAGCTCTCGGCGCTGGTCGCGACGGTCGGACTCTTCGTCACCGCGCTGACGGCGCTCGTCCTGCTGCGCAAGGCGACCGCCACCGCGCACCCGGCCTGA
- a CDS encoding alanyl-tRNA editing protein translates to MTTALLFRDDAYLAETPATVLAVNERGGIELDKTVFYATGGGQPGDAGLLRRADGTTITIGSAIYDPQDRSRVLHVPLEGQSAPQPGEAVTAVLDWERRLKRMRIHTALHLLSVVLPFPVTGGAIGDGDGRLDFDIPEGGLDKVEIAEKLNALIARNAAVTERWITDAELDANPGLVKTMSVQPPRGSGRIRLVAIGDIDLQPCGGTHVRNTAEIGLVAVTDIEKKGKQNRRIRIALA, encoded by the coding sequence ATGACGACCGCCCTGCTCTTCCGCGACGACGCCTATCTCGCCGAGACCCCGGCCACCGTGCTGGCGGTGAACGAGCGCGGCGGCATCGAGCTGGACAAGACCGTGTTCTACGCCACCGGCGGAGGCCAGCCCGGCGATGCCGGCCTGCTGCGCCGGGCCGACGGCACCACCATCACGATCGGCAGCGCGATCTATGATCCGCAGGACCGCAGCCGCGTGCTGCATGTGCCGCTGGAGGGCCAGTCCGCGCCCCAGCCCGGCGAAGCGGTCACGGCCGTGCTCGACTGGGAGCGGCGGCTGAAGCGCATGCGCATCCACACCGCCCTGCATCTGCTCAGCGTCGTCCTGCCCTTCCCCGTCACCGGCGGCGCGATCGGCGACGGGGATGGACGGCTGGATTTCGACATTCCCGAGGGCGGACTCGACAAGGTTGAGATCGCCGAGAAGCTGAACGCGCTGATCGCGCGCAACGCTGCCGTGACCGAGCGCTGGATCACCGATGCCGAGCTCGACGCCAATCCCGGCCTCGTCAAGACGATGTCGGTCCAGCCGCCGCGCGGCTCGGGCCGCATCCGGCTCGTCGCGATCGGCGACATCGATCTCCAGCCCTGCGGCGGCACCCATGTCCGCAACACCGCCGAGATCGGCCTTGTCGCGGTCACGGATATCGAGAAGAAGGGCAAGCAGAACCGGCGGATCCGGATCGCGCTCGCCTGA
- the modC gene encoding molybdenum ABC transporter ATP-binding protein: MVVRHRLGAFTLDATLRSQGGLTALYGPSGSGKTSLVNVIAGLIRPESGHVRLDGEALFDRAGGVFVPPHRRRIGYVFQEARLFPHLSVRRNLLFGRWFAPRGGAERIDLPAVLDLLGIGHLLARRPGDLSGGERQRVAIGRALLARPRLLLMDEPLASLDEARKAEILPYIERLRDEAGIPIVYVSHALAEVARLATTVAIVEAGMVTACGPAATTLSRLDLALRPGSAEPGSLIEGTVGARDPGFGLTRIETRAGMLEVVRTGLPAGETIRIRILASDVMIALAPVAGISALNQLHGTVAEIGAAGGPDASTVDLRIDCGGERLAARLTRKSLVTMGLGIGSPVVAIVKSVSVETP, from the coding sequence ATGGTCGTCAGGCACCGGCTCGGGGCCTTCACGCTCGACGCGACCCTGCGCTCACAGGGCGGCCTGACTGCGCTCTACGGTCCCTCCGGCTCCGGCAAGACCTCGCTCGTCAACGTGATCGCGGGGCTCATCCGCCCCGAATCCGGCCATGTCCGGCTCGATGGCGAGGCGCTGTTCGATCGGGCGGGGGGCGTCTTCGTGCCGCCGCATCGCCGCCGGATCGGCTATGTCTTCCAGGAGGCGCGGCTGTTCCCGCATCTCAGCGTGCGCCGCAACCTGCTCTTCGGCCGCTGGTTTGCGCCGCGCGGCGGCGCCGAGCGCATCGATCTCCCGGCGGTTCTGGACCTGCTCGGAATCGGCCATCTGCTGGCGCGCCGCCCGGGCGATCTCTCCGGCGGGGAGAGGCAGCGTGTGGCAATCGGTCGGGCGCTGCTGGCGCGCCCCCGCCTGCTGCTGATGGACGAGCCGCTCGCCTCGCTCGACGAGGCCCGCAAGGCCGAGATCCTCCCTTATATCGAGCGCCTGCGCGATGAGGCGGGCATCCCCATCGTCTATGTCTCGCACGCGCTGGCGGAGGTGGCGCGGCTGGCGACGACGGTCGCGATCGTCGAGGCCGGCATGGTCACGGCTTGCGGGCCGGCCGCGACGACCCTGTCGCGGCTCGATCTCGCGCTCAGGCCGGGATCGGCCGAGCCGGGTTCGCTGATCGAGGGCACAGTCGGCGCGCGCGATCCCGGATTCGGATTGACGCGGATCGAGACGCGGGCCGGCATGCTAGAGGTCGTGCGAACGGGGCTGCCTGCCGGCGAGACGATCCGGATCCGCATCCTCGCCAGCGACGTCATGATCGCTCTCGCGCCGGTCGCTGGTATCAGCGCGCTCAACCAGCTTCACGGCACGGTGGCGGAGATCGGCGCAGCAGGCGGACCCGATGCCAGTACTGTCGACCTGCGGATCGATTGCGGGGGCGAGAGGTTGGCGGCAAGGCTGACCCGCAAATCGCTTGTCACGATGGGTCTCGGCATCGGGAGCCCGGTCGTGGCCATCGTGAAGAGCGTTTCGGTCGAAACGCCCTAG
- a CDS encoding LysR family transcriptional regulator, whose product MPAPPETLPKLRLGLRLDFMPGGRLGPGKADLLEAIGRTGSISGAGRAMTMSYRRAWLLVDDLNRMFRQPLVEAQPGGAQGGGARLTPLGHEVLAHYRAVERTVLEAAAAPIEALRGAIDPTPRPAKAQPAEAEA is encoded by the coding sequence ATGCCCGCACCGCCCGAGACCTTGCCCAAGCTCAGGCTCGGCCTGCGGCTCGATTTCATGCCCGGCGGCCGGCTCGGTCCCGGCAAGGCCGATCTGCTCGAGGCGATCGGCCGGACCGGCTCGATCTCCGGTGCGGGGCGGGCGATGACGATGTCCTATCGTCGCGCCTGGCTCCTGGTCGACGATCTCAACCGCATGTTCCGCCAGCCCCTGGTCGAGGCGCAGCCCGGCGGCGCCCAGGGCGGTGGCGCAAGGCTGACGCCGCTCGGGCACGAGGTCCTCGCCCATTACAGGGCGGTCGAGCGCACGGTTCTGGAAGCGGCAGCCGCACCCATCGAGGCACTGCGCGGCGCCATCGATCCGACCCCACGCCCGGCCAAGGCGCAGCCGGCGGAAGCGGAGGCGTGA
- a CDS encoding amino acid synthesis family protein — protein sequence MSVLVEIRRIQTTVEEIFHEFGPLPGRTERIASVCAVLTNPYAGRYVPDIMPMMEALKPAGLEMATRCLNALGGDPATIEGYGKGAVVGSAGELEHGALWHVPGGYAMREILGNAKAIVPSTKKVAGPGARIDIPVTHINACYVRSHFGAVEVGVPGSPQADEMVLILVMTTGARIHERVGGLRADQISVWDGQR from the coding sequence ATGAGCGTGCTCGTCGAGATTCGCCGCATCCAGACCACGGTCGAGGAGATCTTCCATGAATTCGGCCCGCTGCCCGGCCGCACCGAGCGCATCGCCTCCGTCTGCGCCGTGCTGACCAACCCCTATGCCGGCCGCTACGTGCCCGACATCATGCCGATGATGGAGGCGCTCAAGCCCGCGGGGCTGGAGATGGCGACGCGCTGCCTGAACGCGCTCGGCGGCGATCCCGCGACCATCGAGGGCTACGGCAAGGGCGCCGTCGTCGGCTCGGCCGGCGAGTTGGAGCATGGCGCGCTCTGGCATGTGCCGGGCGGCTACGCGATGCGCGAGATCCTCGGCAACGCCAAGGCGATCGTGCCTTCGACCAAGAAGGTCGCCGGGCCGGGCGCGCGGATCGACATCCCCGTTACCCACATCAACGCCTGCTATGTGCGCAGCCATTTCGGCGCGGTGGAGGTCGGCGTGCCGGGCTCGCCCCAGGCCGACGAGATGGTGCTCATCCTCGTCATGACCACGGGCGCGCGCATCCATGAGCGCGTCGGCGGTCTGCGCGCCGACCAGATCAGCGTCTGGGACGGGCAGCGCTAA
- the modB gene encoding molybdate ABC transporter permease subunit, producing the protein MTDWLSPEEWTAVRLSLLVAATAMFASLPLGLGVAWLLARGRFWGKSILDAAVHLPLILPPVVTGYLLLIWFGRRGPVGQFLEDWFGIVLSFRWTGAVLASAVMGFPLMVRAIRLSIEAVDRKLEDAAGTLGASPVWVFVTVTLPLCLPGILAGMILCFAKAMGEFGATITFVSNIPGETQTLPSAIYTFTQVPGGEAGAMRLTLISIAISVSALFASEALARLASKRVGAT; encoded by the coding sequence GTGACCGACTGGCTATCCCCTGAAGAATGGACGGCGGTCCGCCTGAGCCTGCTCGTCGCCGCCACGGCCATGTTCGCGAGCCTGCCCCTCGGGCTCGGCGTCGCCTGGCTGCTGGCCCGCGGGCGCTTCTGGGGGAAGTCGATCCTCGATGCGGCGGTGCATCTGCCGCTGATCCTGCCGCCCGTCGTCACCGGCTATCTGCTGCTGATCTGGTTCGGCCGGCGCGGGCCGGTGGGCCAGTTTCTGGAAGACTGGTTCGGCATCGTCCTGTCATTCCGCTGGACGGGCGCCGTGCTGGCGAGCGCGGTGATGGGCTTCCCATTGATGGTGCGGGCGATCCGGCTCTCGATCGAGGCGGTCGACCGCAAGCTGGAGGACGCCGCCGGCACACTCGGCGCGAGCCCGGTCTGGGTTTTCGTGACCGTGACCCTGCCGCTCTGTCTGCCCGGCATCCTGGCCGGCATGATCCTCTGCTTCGCCAAGGCGATGGGCGAGTTCGGCGCCACCATCACCTTCGTCTCGAACATTCCCGGCGAGACGCAGACCCTGCCCTCGGCGATCTACACCTTCACCCAGGTGCCCGGCGGCGAGGCCGGCGCGATGCGGCTGACGCTGATCTCGATCGCGATCTCGGTTTCGGCGCTCTTTGCCTCCGAAGCCCTGGCGCGGCTGGCCTCGAAGCGGGTGGGCGCCACGTGA
- the sseA gene encoding 3-mercaptopyruvate sulfurtransferase — protein sequence MPSDTVFVSTEWLAERLDAPDVVVVDGSWYLPVHARDPHAEYAERRIPGALRFDIDAVKDAGSDLPHMLPRPETFAAAVGAMGIGDGMRIVVYDGLGLFSAPRVRWTFRTFGAKDVVILEGGFPKWQAENRPIEQGPPRTRAARSFTARLDHSAVADAGDIARALAEGTAQVVDARPGDRFRGEAPEPRAGVRSGHMPGSLNLPFPAIVENGQLKSPQAIAAAFAEAGVDLDRPLITSCGSGVSAAILSTALETIGKPARALYDGSWAEWGASDRPLATGPAKRG from the coding sequence ATGCCCAGCGACACCGTTTTCGTCTCGACCGAGTGGCTCGCCGAGCGGCTCGATGCGCCCGACGTCGTCGTGGTCGACGGCTCCTGGTATCTGCCGGTCCATGCCCGCGATCCGCATGCCGAATACGCCGAGCGGCGCATCCCGGGCGCGCTGCGCTTCGACATCGACGCGGTCAAGGACGCGGGCTCCGACCTCCCGCACATGCTGCCGCGCCCGGAGACCTTCGCCGCCGCGGTCGGCGCCATGGGGATCGGCGATGGCATGCGCATCGTCGTCTATGACGGGCTCGGCCTGTTCTCGGCACCGCGCGTGCGCTGGACGTTTCGCACCTTCGGCGCCAAGGACGTCGTGATCCTCGAAGGCGGCTTCCCGAAATGGCAGGCCGAAAACCGCCCGATCGAGCAGGGCCCGCCGCGCACCCGCGCCGCGCGCAGCTTCACCGCCCGTCTCGACCATTCCGCCGTCGCCGATGCCGGGGATATCGCCCGCGCCTTGGCCGAGGGAACCGCGCAGGTGGTCGATGCTCGCCCGGGCGACCGCTTCCGCGGCGAGGCGCCGGAGCCGCGCGCCGGCGTCCGTTCCGGCCATATGCCCGGCTCGCTCAACCTGCCCTTCCCGGCGATCGTCGAGAACGGACAGCTCAAATCGCCGCAGGCGATCGCCGCCGCCTTCGCGGAGGCAGGCGTCGATCTCGACCGGCCGCTGATCACAAGCTGCGGCTCGGGCGTCTCGGCGGCGATCCTCTCGACCGCGCTGGAGACGATCGGCAAGCCGGCGCGCGCCCTCTATGACGGCTCCTGGGCCGAATGGGGCGCCAGCGACCGCCCGCTCGCGACGGGGCCGGCGAAGCGCGGCTAG